aaaaaaaattagggaaagATTAACATAACTTGTTAATCACACAGTatccaaataaaaatacatgtagGGAATATATGTTAAACATGAAGTACtcaattaaaattacaaatagagaatataatataatttttttgacaaaaaatagagaatataatATAAAGTGTAGTACAAGTTTGAAACATTAATACAGTACTAATTATTTTTCCTGAACTCTATAATTTGATCTCGAACCGAGTCTCGAACATGATTCATCTTAGATGAAGAAgctatatttaaattttgagatAAATCCAAATTAACTGGTCTACGATAATCATCGAGATCAAGGGTTATGTCTTCATCCTCATACCGACTGAAATCAACATCCATATCAGCATTCCTTCTAATAAAGTTGTGTCCATTGTTGCAATAACCACTTGAACCTGTGTCATAATTGTGAATTTAGGCATGCGTCGTAGAATTGCAAATCTATTCTTCCATACACCAAAAGTTCTTTCTATTGGGCACCTTAAACTTGAGTGATAATAATTGAATACATCATTATTGAAGACGATGAAATATTGAAACTTGAGTGCACCTTAAACATGTTTGCCCAACTGATGTCTGCAAACCGAAACACCAGAAGGAAGAGGCAGTCCAGTTAACATAAAAAAAGCCTAGAAAGTCTAGAAAGCAACTACAGAGACAACAAAAACCAACCAGACCCTTGGCCAAAAAACTACCCCCAGCCGTAGCAGGTTAGCAGGCCAGGAACAGCACCTGAAGCTGCAACCAAACCAGCCGCAAAACCATAAGAAACATGCTTTGAATGTcacaaaaaacataagaaatcaTGGCATTGCAAATATAGCTTATATATAACTAGTTAAAACTGAAATATAAAGTTTATGGAGGATAAGTGAACAACAAATCcgaagcaaaaaaacaaaataagtgaACCAAAAATACGAGCATAATTATCACACAACATAAGCTTTCATTAAGGGATAGAAACATTACATAAGTTACTGGTACTTCATAAGAGTACTTCATAGTTACTAGCACTTCTTAGATTAATTCCtaattgaaaggaaaaacaTAACAGTACTTCATAGTACTTCATAGTTACAGGTACTTCCTAGATTACTTCTTAATTTAAAGACAACGGAACATTACAACATTAAAGACTAAACATAACAGTACTTCATAGTTACTAGTACTTCCTAGATTACTTCTTAATTCATAGTACATCCTAGCTTAGATTACTTCTTAATTCATAGTACTTCCTAGCTTACTTCCTAATCACAGAGGTTCCAAATTACATAGTACTTCCTATATTCAAATAACCACTTATCTATGAGGTGAAAAGAGTAACTAAAGTATGCACCAATCAATGACAGCAAAACACTAGTAAAAACTGAACCAAAATATTGGAGAACAAAGTCAAATAACCAAGCGTTAATATCATATTTGCATATATCAAGCAAACCTGATATGTCTTGATGAAGTTTCCTACATTAGATGGTTTGTTATTAATTGTATATCATTCTTAAGGTTTACAATCAGTTGTCAACACTTTAAATTATATGTGCAGCGAAATATTTTGCTTCTTGTACACATGCTTTTATCACTGTTGTATATATGTGCAGTTTATTACCTTTGGATTAGAAGTGCTTATTACTTTAATAACAGAAACATCATAACACAAAAATGCACCAAAAACTAAACCATAATAATAGCAAAActaaagaaaaacttaaaatttattttcaaactccatcaatatcattatcattttaaaagcaaaacaaagaaaaaaacaaagaagcaaTCATAATTAAGTTTAacgaaaacaaagaaaacaatatttattcattcattcattttatcgAACACATCAAATGCATTGTTATCATAACTGAATTAATGGATACGGGAGGAGAATTTGAACTTACCTTGAGCTATCCAACAGTGCTGCTATTTGGAACTTTGCTTAATTTCCTTTTCTTGCGTGTTTGAGAGAATGAAAAGGGCGAGAGATGAGGCAACATATATAAAGAAGTTTTGAGGTAGGTTAACCGATTGATTTTGATCTGtaaatttgtaaaattaaatatgatgaaAGGAATTAGAGTTTAATGAAGTTATGATATGGGTGAAAAAACAGCTTTGTCTTCAATGTTGTTTGACAGGAGATTAGGATTCAGATAAGCAAGAAGTTATGATATAGGAGAAAAAAACAGCTTTGTAAAATTCAGataaacaacttttgaaaattcAGATAAACATGAGTTATGATGTAAGGTGAGAAGTTAGTTGAGAATAAAGggtaaaaaagagaaattgggGGAAAACAAACCTACGGttgtgaaaattgatttttagaaGCTAGGAATTGCAGCTTCATTGAAAATCGATTATGATGATGCAAACTTGCGGCGACGGAGGAAGAGTGAAGGAGAGCCAAACAACGTCAAAGCGCTTTTGAGGAAGACAGACGTGCGTTTCCCCTTTCCCACTGGGTAACCAAACATGTACTAAGGGAAATTGAGTTAGCatattagtaaaaaaagaaaaagaaaaaaaagtaaatggtCAATTTTATTCCGGAATGTAAAACCGATAGCCACGATAATCAttcaatttatcaaaattttaaaataatatttgattgtgCACTACATTAGTTAAAATAATCTTCGACATTAAAATTCTCTCTTAATACAAACATATAAGAATCtcaatatacatatttattgtCATATCAGTTCGTACATATACTATTTTGACAAACAAAGTAcacaatattattttgaaattttgaaaaactaagTGACTATTATGGTTATTCGTTAAACATTCAAgcataaaattttctttaaaaaatattattttgaaatttcgatACATTAAGTGACTATTATGGTTATTCGTTAAACATTTAagcataaaaatgattttttatttttgagaggctaaaatatgcttttggtccctgcaaatataacgAGTTTGGATTTTGGTCCCgggtaaattttttttttaaaattcatccctgcaaaattttttgttttttaaaatagtccctggactCACTTTCTTGCTGATTTGGCACCTTTTTGCTTATGTGGCACTTGATGACTATACATAAGTTGTACATGTGGCATTTAATCtgatttaaataaatgaaaaaaaaaaaatttatattagattttgtttgttttaaaatcattaaaataaaaaggggAAGAAGAAGAGCGCTTGAAACCCAGTAAAACACAAACGTAGGTTCTCTTCTCACGTgagcggttatggtgcataaggaaatcatTATGCACCGTGCACAAATCCCAGTCCATTAACCGGTagcccaacataattgcttcctacacccctAAGCAAAACCAAACGAAACAACACTACGACCGCggaaatcatcattttagttcaatgatgatttcagagtgttgatttggttcaatgacagtcacaaatgtccttattatagtatgttttgtataaaattatgccaaaactattttgctgtggaaattgtttctgtgagttgtactccaaaactattagatgtacttaatggtttccagcaggttaaaaaaaactaaggacCTAGAGCCATTGCCATCATTCAGTTTTAGACTGACACAATTGGAGGAGGAGGaaagaaatggtttctgtgagttgtactccaaaaccattaaaTATACTTAATGGTTTTTAgcagttgtactccaaaaccattagatgtacttaatgatTTTCAGGAGTTTTCCAGCCATAAATCCCTCTAACATCACAAAGATTTCGAATCGAGTAACAACTTCAGATCTACCTAACATATTTAACGTATCTTCATATCTACGAAATATAATTGTTTCCACGTGTCTCTAATTCTATtaatattcagaattttttttcattttcaacagtGTTAAAATATTTCTCTTTGTAATTGACCAAAAGAATATATGGCAAAATACTATTAACAAGTGTCTTTATGACATTATTTAAGCAACTACGGCAAATAACTTTTGTCTAGAAAGTgtgtaaaattatttctttgagACTACTTTAgcattgacaaaaaaatattcaataatgTATCTCTTACattattgtatatttaattCTTCAAAACTTAcattattcaataattttttgtgGGGGCAACTCTTAATTTTAcctaagaaaaaattaaatttattaaaaaactcatgaaaaaattgaaatgttagTGGGGTTGGCTGGCTGCCCCCAATTTGCTTCAAGTGTATCCGagcatgaacacaacaacaatataatttCACAACTTTTATCATACccaaaattaacataattaatgGAGCATGAAAATTAACTTAATTCACGAAATCATAATAAACACAACAACCAAGATTCTACCCATATGAACATTCATTCCTAGAGATGAATAATTCTCACACATATGCCTTATAATTCCAAAAGCTAAGCTTTCCTAGCTCCAATCTTCCTCTCTACTTTGATTCTCCTAAGCTTTCATTCTTTTCTCCCCTTagctcttctttcttctcttcctttATATATTCTCTCTCTAGCCTCCAATTTGTAAACTTGACAAATGATTCTACAAACCAGAGTTATGACTACTACTAGTCTTATATACTGCCACCAATTGAGCTTAGTTCACTTATTTTTATTGGACTTAGTCTTATATTCTTACTAAACAAATAACAATATCACTTAATGATCTCTTTTTACCGTTTACCGCTATTAGTAATTCCACCAAGTTACTACTAACCTCAATAAATATTTCTCCACCTCtaaattactaaaatgcccTCACTCACAAATTATCAAAATACCATTAATTCCTCTATCtctaataaaatcaaattatcCCAACAATTCAAACACATCAAACAATTAAAGGCTTAATACATAcaccggtcccttaacttattttaatttctcagttggtcccttaactattattaaatgtttcaatttggtcattatctttgttttcgtcatcaatttggtcctattttattaattttaaatccctaaaaaagTAGACCATTGGATAAAGGAAGTTCATCATATCTTACcgtgtatcaccaacacttaagtatctgaaatttaatttttaaaaattcaaaatataatataaattcatttatattaatttagaaataaattaaattaaaaaaattgaaaattaattttcgaaattaaaaaaattctaaaaaaaattcaggattttatttttaaaaaaatctggaaaattacctttaatttcgaaagaaaaatctcAACTTTTTcggaatatattttctaataattagccaaaatcaattttgataattataattcagattttttttcgaaattaaaaagattttaaaaaattctgaaatttaattttcaaattacacaaaaagaaaaaattcaaaatttttaaaaaaaggtcagattttttttcgaaaaaaagttttaaaatttttttctacaaaaaaaaaaatgaaaaatattttaacttttaaaaaatatggataccaatttagaaaaaattcagataactttttcaaaaatttatttcagAATTacgattattttaaaaataatcttttcTACGAAATTATGAAGATTTTACGATTTTTGCTAATTATATATTTCGAAAAAGTTCATACttttctttcgaaattaaaagCCATTTtcaagaattattttttaaaaaatctgcaaaaaaaatcctgattttttttcaaattttttagatttttttttatttttgaaaattaattttcaaaatttttatttctaaataatataaaataatttttattattattaaaaattaaatttcggatacttaggtgttggtgatacacggttagatatgatgaacttcctttatccaacggtattattttttatggatttcaaattaataaaataggacGAAATCGATGACGAAAACAAAgataaggaccaaattgaaacgtttaataattaagggaccaaactgagaaattaaaataagttaagggaccgggaGATGTATTAAGCCACAAttaaataaaggcttaattgcatttttctccctatcttttgctaattgtgcgattttgcaccccctctttttttGAACGATTTTGCACCTcatcttttgccaattgtgttttgttcaaaatcataatcaaaagaGGGGAAATGGGGCAAAAGATGGGATGCAAAATCGTTCAAAAAAATaagagggggtgcaaaattgcacaattagcaaaatatagggaaaaatgcaattaaaccttaaatatacaaaacaattaaataaataatatcctAAAAATCGAGTCGTTATAGACTTCAGAGTCATTTGAAAGCTTCACTTCTTCAGAGTGCAAGGTCTTCATacattataaattattatatcattttGAAGGGTATAACACCGTAAAAACCTTTCAAAatcgtcatttttttttttttttttttacattttatccaAAATAGAGTAATGAAAAAAGTCAAAGgatatgatttttgtttataataatgatccGATGATATACTAAACTGAAACACAATGTTACATGGGTGAAGTGGCATAATCTAGGCCATTCAAATCAACACAAATACATCcaaataatttttctcattctAGAACCATCCGCCATATCTCCATAAACCCTTCTTTCACTCACTTTCATCTTCCATTCCAAAAGggtttttcatttcatttcactttCCACTCTCTCTTAAAAGATAACGTTAAACACCTCACTCATTCAACAATGGCTCCTGTGCTTAGCAGAAGCTTAGCTGCCACTGCCTCCCTCACTTCCCTCCCTTCTTCCTCCTCCTTTTCACTCTCCAGACCTTCTTCCACCCTCAGAAGCGCTTTTCTCCCACCGCAACCTCGCAGAAATCGCTTTTCTTCCACCGGTTTGAAGTGTAAACACCATGACAGAAGACGAACCGGCAGACTTTCTGTCCGTTGTGAGGCTGCTGTTGCGGAGAAAGAAGAGGCCAGTGGCGAGAAGTTTGAGTATCAAGCCGAGGTGGGTTTTTGAGTTTGTTAACTTATTTACCTTTTTGCCCTTCTGGGTCGTGGTTTTTGGATTTCTAATGTgttaaagtttcaatttttttggattGTGAATTGAAATGAAAGGGTTAATTTGTAAATTgacttgtttttgttgttgtaggtAAGCCGATTGATGGATTTGATTGTTCACAGTCTGTATAGTCACAAGGAAGTTTTTCTCAGAGAACTTGTGaggtaatttgaaaattttacaggcATTTTATGCTTACACTGATTTGAAGTATGTTACAATTGACTTAATGTGCATTAGGATCTGCAGTAACATAAATTGATTATTTGCAATTTGCATAATTGATTCTGGATAAATTCGAGTTGAATGTAAAATGATTTTAtgtttggatttattttttgtaaaagtggatttaacaataaattttagGCTACAATTAAAAGTAGAAGCCAAAAGCTACAACTAGTAGCTTCAAGTAGAATTAATTCTACAAGCAAAAGTAgttcttctttaaatcattcGAGGGTGGGAAAATCCGTTCTTCAACCTCTAGAATAAATTTGTACTCTCcaaaattgaaaccaaacacACTTAATGGTTTTACTGTTGTTAGtttattactttattattaACTGTGTTTTGTGGAACTTCATTTgtgcttatttttttctttttgactttTGCATCCATGTTTTACTCTGTTGAttatgttttattgtttttttttttggagttcaGTAATGCTAGTGATGCTTTGGACAAATTGAGGTTTTTAAGTGTGACGGAGCCTTCTTTGCTTGGAGAGTCTGGAGAACTAGAGATTCGCATCAAGCCCGATCCAGACAATGGAACTATTACTATAACGTATGTTTCTTTATAATTGTGGattctatttttttagggaatgtgGAGTGATAATTAAACTGTTGTATTGCAGCGATTCTGGTATTGGAATGACCAAAGAAGAGCTCATTGATTGTCTTGGAACTATTGCTCAGAGTGGTACCTCAAAGTTTCTGAAGGCACTTAAGGTAATTTGTGTTGTTGATCACTAATGCCATTCTGTGCGATACTTTGTTGGTTAAAATCTGTAACACTTATGTTTTGAATCTTTCAGGAAAACAAGGATTTAGGAGCAGATAATGGTTTGATTGGTCAATTTGGTGTTGGATTCTACTCTGCATTTCTTGTTGCTGACAGGGTATGGGGTGGATTTCATATGTGTGTTCTCTATGGTcgatttttctgattttttgtaATTGATTGGCTATGTCTGTAAATGGCAAACAGGTTGTTGTTTCTACAAAGAGCCCTAGATCAGATAAGCAATATGTATGGGAAGCTTTAGCTGATAGCAGCTCTTATGTGATAAGGGAAGAAACTGATCCTGAAAAGCTTCTACATCGTGGTACACAGATTACACTTCACTTGAGAGTgagtgatttattttattttatatttttcatttttctaatacAGTTTGTGTGTAATGTAAGATGTACATACTACCATATCATATTCATGCGTGCGAGGAAATTTTAATGCAAACTTGTAGTTAGATCCCCCAAATTCTTGGTCAAGCCAATACATACACATGTTTTcagtattatatttttaatgtcacCTCAAGATTTATTAAGTTAATTATATGTTATTGTCTTCACAAATTGTTGAACCTTTTTTTGTTGCTGTCCAGCCGGATGATAAGTATGAATTCTCAGAGCCAACCAAAATTCAGGGTTTGGTGAAGAACTACTCACAGTTTGTGTCCTTCCCCATCTTTACATGGCAAGAAAAATCTAGAACTGTTGAGGTACCAAGATCTTCTCATTACAGATTCATGTCAATACTGTTTGTTGTGATAATTGTTTTGCTAATTCTTGCATGTGCTACTTCTCTGATTTCACACATGATTTATTATTGATAATGATGGATAGACTGGTTTTATTTCCCCATTTGTTCTTTTATTGTCAGTGATATATCTCTTTGGATTCTCATATGTAAGGCGCTTGGTGTGATATCGTGATTCATATAACTTTAAAGCtaaattttacttttgatcccttatctttattttaggtttcaattTGGTTTCGAAATGGCCACTTATTTTTGAAGTTATACTAATGCGGTCCTTTTCGTTTAAATTGTGATCCTTAGAGGACCTCTTTGCTCTTAACTTTTACAAAATACAGGAccattttagaacaaaaaagagGGGCTACGTTCTTATAACTGCAGTAATATAAAGGCTCATTTTGGTACGAAAAATATAagagggaccaaattgaaacttAAAATGAAGATAAGGGGCCAAAATATTGTACCCTCATTTTAATTAGGTTCTACAGTTGTTATGGTTTCAATCACCTTTAGCTTGCTGGGTAACCCTAATTATTAGTCTGCTTTTTGATGATTTGGTGCTGCCCTGAACTTACTTAAGAGTTCGACTGTGTTAGATGTTTCATAGTAAAAACTGTGTTTTAGAAATTTGTTTCCATCTTGAAAGGGAGCAACTCTATTTCCTTTCCATATTTCCTATCAACTGAATAGAAAACGTTTGTAGATTATATTGCACTAATCAAGGTGATTTCAAGTTATATGGATGAACACTGAATCTTTATTCCTATTCTCATTATTACCACTGAAGTAGTAGTATCATGTACCATGAAGGAGTGACAAATGAATTAGCTCTTAGTTGtcatcattaattaatttgaaaattgacaggtggaagaggaagaagaaccTAAAGAAGGGGAAGAACCGAAAGCAGAGGTAACTATTGTGGTCTTTCTGGATATCAGTGTTGTACTTCCGTTTTTCAAATGTGTTATCAATATGAAGCGTGCTTTTACTCTCTTATCAGGGCGATACTAACAAGACAAAAAAGACTAAAACTGAGAAGTATTGGGACTGGGAACTAGCCAACGAGACAAAGCCAATATGGGTTAGTTCGAGCTATTACACCTGCTTTGATGGTGTCGGGATGCCAATATCCTGTATTTTGCCTCTAATTAATTAGCATTGCCTCTTTATTTGACACGCTTTTTTAACTTAATTGTAGATGCGGAATTCAAAGGATACTCCAAGGGAAGAGTACAATGAGTTTTACAAAAAGACTTTTAGTGAATTCTTGGAACCAGTTGCTTATACCCACTTTACTACTGAGGTATGTTGATAACATTGGTTCTTAGCAGAAGATCATTTCCCTTGGGCATTCATCAATTTGACTAAGTTTCAAACTGTGCAGGGTGAGGTTGAGTTCAGAAGCATTCTATATATTCCAAGTATGGGACCTCTCAACAATGAAGAAGTAGTGAACCCTAAAACAAAGAACATACGCCTGTATGTAAAGCGTGTGTTCATCTCAGATGATTTTGATGGTGAACTGGTGAGTTTACTGTGAGCTTCAAAGCGGAATTTTGTCTTACACACATCAAATTACGTCATTGCcatgatatattattttatctatttaaaaCATTCTTTGCGGAAGAAGGGATAATTTAAATTTTGCAGTCCACACTCTTGCCTCTCGTaaatgtataattgattttagtcATTTATTATGTCAAATCAAGTTTAAAAATGTGCAAGCTGTAAGTTAAGTCATGTTTGTGCTAAAGTGCTTCTTGCATGTGTGTATTCGtacaccaaataaaaaaaatgagcaaGAACCATTGAGGAGCACAAACAATGCATAATTTAGAGCACATGTTCTACAATGTTCTGATTCCGTTCATTGTTCGGGTGCCTTTTGCTGTAACTTTGCTGTTATTTTGCAGTTTCCACGTTACTTGAGCTTTGTGAAGGGTGTGGTTGATTCGAATGACCTTCCTCTGAATGTTTCTCGGGAGATCCTTCAAGAAAGCAGAATTGTAAGAAAACTACATCTTATCTTGCAAACATGGCTAATTTTCATGTGATGAACATAAATGAGAAATATGCTATTTTTAAGAATCATTTAtgaattttcctttttctttcacttCCCATAATGTTTTGTGCTATTGTTGTAATTTCAGGTAAGGATAATGAGAAAGAGACTTGTCAGGAAGACATTTGATATGATTCAAGATCTTGCTGAAGGTGAAAATAAGGAGGTTGGTGTGAACAACTCAGTCTCTAGCTTTTCAACCTGAATTGAGTGTCTTTATGGACTAAGAATATGATCTGTGTTTTCAGGATTACAAGAAATTCTGGGAGAACTTTGGTAGGTTTATTAAGTTGGGATGCATTGAGGACAGTGGAAATCATAAGCGCATAACACCACTGTTAAGATTTTACACTTCCAAAAGTGAGGAGGAACTTAAAAGCCTAGATGAGTATGTTGAAAACATGGGTGAAAATCAAAATGCCATCTATTACCTAGCAACTGACAGCTTGAAAAGTGCAAAGACTGCTCCATTTTTAGAGAAGTTGGTTCAGAAAGATATTGAGGTATTTTCAGTCATACatattacatatattatttCGTGTAATTTGTGCATATTATATTGAGGTGACATCAAAGACATAATCATCGTGTAATTTGTGCATATTATATTGAGGTGACATCAAAGACATAATCTCATGCTACAAATGCATTTTGAATATGATCTATAAATTTCTAACTGAATACATACGTCACATGTTATTTTTACTCATGAGCTTACACGTCTATTATTGTAGGTTCTTTATTTGGTTGATCCTATAGACGAGGTTGCCATTCAGAACCTACAGACatacaaagaaaagaaatttgttgaTATCAGCAAGG
Above is a genomic segment from Medicago truncatula cultivar Jemalong A17 chromosome 5, MtrunA17r5.0-ANR, whole genome shotgun sequence containing:
- the LOC25479542 gene encoding heat shock protein 90-5, chloroplastic, which gives rise to MAPVLSRSLAATASLTSLPSSSSFSLSRPSSTLRSAFLPPQPRRNRFSSTGLKCKHHDRRRTGRLSVRCEAAVAEKEEASGEKFEYQAEVSRLMDLIVHSLYSHKEVFLRELVSNASDALDKLRFLSVTEPSLLGESGELEIRIKPDPDNGTITITDSGIGMTKEELIDCLGTIAQSGTSKFLKALKENKDLGADNGLIGQFGVGFYSAFLVADRVVVSTKSPRSDKQYVWEALADSSSYVIREETDPEKLLHRGTQITLHLRPDDKYEFSEPTKIQGLVKNYSQFVSFPIFTWQEKSRTVEVEEEEEPKEGEEPKAEGDTNKTKKTKTEKYWDWELANETKPIWMRNSKDTPREEYNEFYKKTFSEFLEPVAYTHFTTEGEVEFRSILYIPSMGPLNNEEVVNPKTKNIRLYVKRVFISDDFDGELFPRYLSFVKGVVDSNDLPLNVSREILQESRIVRIMRKRLVRKTFDMIQDLAEGENKEDYKKFWENFGRFIKLGCIEDSGNHKRITPLLRFYTSKSEEELKSLDEYVENMGENQNAIYYLATDSLKSAKTAPFLEKLVQKDIEVLYLVDPIDEVAIQNLQTYKEKKFVDISKEDLELGDEDEVKERETKQEYNLLCDWIKQQLGDNVAKVQVSKRLSSSPCVLVSGKFGWSANMERLMKAQALGDQASLEFMRGRRILEINPDHPIIKDLSAACKNAPDSSEAKRAVELLYDTAQISSGFSPESPAELGNKIYGMMALALGGRWGRTEEEGDAPAEADSNESESTEAEVFEPSEVIAENDPWTTD